In the Tribolium castaneum strain GA2 chromosome 1, icTriCast1.1, whole genome shotgun sequence genome, one interval contains:
- the LOC103312456 gene encoding uncharacterized protein LOC103312456, giving the protein MSEIFKVGQKFHSYSAVEKSLKDYEEQTFAKFWKRDARLINSSRTLRRIREPLKYEEVKFCCIYGGQKFRPSGSGQKEIRTFKKEELCPAHVSLRVTTDGKDLQVRSVSDNHNHERSMVQFQYLCQQRRLGRKAKETVEELPAMQANKMLVKQKLQQETGKMLTLKDLSKNGGQKSEKNLDECVDVLRTQYNAEVNILKDEDNNFKGMLIQTSNMKNTLKAYPEFLGIDGTYKLVNIDIPVFLIVSEDGNCQTEIVSFCLLTTADKDSFTWFLETFKANNPQTRFTKCIMADKDLLEKTVIKDKFPDANVNICIFHSMQIFSRAITCEKMSITHAERVKSLKILQKMVYSETEEEFEQLHYLLKISAPKPVTEYFDKNWYPVKDEWSLSKSFIKGCFQNTTNNHIEKINAKLKSVINKNSSLVQFMHSFFTIMSSLESEHDFKAISQLQKRLVTSYSPESDEQKYLDFLTNEAGKIVIKQIELSKKIQVPSVENNGINSTEGRQTCDPTNCTCNFKTSMLLPCRHIFAIRKRLELPLFLKELVHKRWTLDYYKICHRRLAQCPVFDTDIETSEAPNVVVANKNNTKIYEQKRKEVLSVMESLVNLVAISSNDSFDQKMDNLKTLEMLWKQGSRTGIVIIKEEDEGELPLENLNEQVIIKEEDEADEGELPLVNLNEIDEGKRTRPVMIKEENEADESEFHLVNSNELVMIKEEDDADEDELPLNLNEIAPDESNEDTIIQEPTISEVASIKISPKIKERGRPRGSELTTAGLPKRQKLHVPFPKLTLEPKQKKILGWFVSDEVVALAINERLIIEEKYVETRPENIPHAVLHENVDMNIVRNFFSDTAWSVVENVIALKRQNKLLCN; this is encoded by the exons ATGTCGGAGATATTCAAAGTTGGCCAAAAGTTCCACAGCTATTCTGCTGTGGAAAAGTCCCTGAAAGATTACGAGGAGCAAACTTTTGCGAAATTCTGGAAACGTGATGCACGTCTGATTAATTCCTCAAGAACCTTACGTCGAATTAGAGAACCTCTAAAATATGAAGAAGTAAAATTCTGTTGCATTTATGGAGGTCAGAAGTTCAGACCATCCGGGAGTGGACAAAAAGAAATTAGAACTTTCAAGAAAGAAGAGTTATGTCCTGCCCACGTGTCTTTGCGAGTTACAACCGACGGGAAAGATCTGCAAGTGAGAAGTGTCTCAGACAACCATAATCACGAGAGAAGCATGGTTCAGTTTCAATATCTCTGTCAACAAAGGAGATTGGGCAGAAAAGCTAAAGAGACTGTAGAAGAATTACCAGCTATGCAAGCTAACAAAATGTtggtaaagcaaaaattacaacaagaaaCGGGAAAAATGCTTACGTTAAAAGATCTTTCCAAAAATGGTGgacaaaaatctgaaaaaaacttAGATGAATGTGTAGATGTTCTTAGGACACAATATAATGCAGAAGTAAACATACTTAAAGATGAGGATAACAATTTTAAAGGCATGCTGATTCAAACATCTAATATGAAAAATACTCTCAAGGCATACCCGGAATTTTTGGGAATTGATGGTACCTataaattagtaaacatcGATATACCTGTGTTCCTAATAGTGTCAGAAGATGGCAACTGTCAGACTGAAATAGTTTCTTTCTGTCTATTGACCACTGCAGACAAAGACAGTTTTACTTGGTTTTTGGAAAcctttaaagcaaataatcCACAGACTAGATTCACAAAGTGCATCATGGCTGATAAAGACTTACTAGAAAAAACAGTTATAAAAGACAAGTTCCCAGACGCTAATGTGAACATTTGTATCTTTCACTCAATGCAAATATTCAGCCGAGCAATTACCTGTGAAAAAATGAGTATCACTCACGCCGAAAGAGTTAAGTCgctgaaaattttacaaaaaatggttTATTCCGAGACAGAAGAAGAGTTTGAACAGTTGCATTACCTTCTAAAAATATCAGCTCCAAAACCGGTTACTgaatattttgacaaaaactggTATCCAGTTAAGGATGAATGGTCATTGTCTAAAAGTTTCATAAAAGGTTGTTTTCAAAACACCACAAATAATCAtatcgaaaaaataaatgcgaAACTCAAGTCCGTTATCAATAAAAACAGCTCATTAGTACAATTTATGCATTCCTTTTTCACCATTATGTCATCTCTTGAGAGTGAACATGATTTTAAAGCCATATCCCAGTTACAAAAAAGACTCGTCACCTCGTACTCACCAGAAAGCGACGAACAAAAATATCTGGATTTTTTAACCAACGAAGCTGGTAAAATAGTGATAAAACAAATTGagttgagcaaaaaaattcaagttccTTCAGTTGAAAACAATGGTATCAACAGTACGGAAGGACGACAAACATGTGATCCAACTAATTGcacttgtaattttaaaactagtaTGTTGCTTCCTTGCAGACACATTTTTGCAATTCGAAAGCGTCTGGAATTGCCTTTGTTTTTGAAAGAGCTTGTGCATAAGCGTTGGACACtagattattataaaatttgtcaCAGGCGTTTGGCACAGTGCCCAGTGTTTGATACAGATATTGAAACATCGGAAGCGCCTAATGTAGTTGtagcaaataaaaacaacacgaAAATATATGAACAGAAACGAAAAGAAGTGTTAAGTGTAATGGAGTCGTTGGTGAATTTGGTCGCCATATCCAGCAATGATTcatttgatcaaaaaatggataatttaaaaactcttgAAATGTTGTGGAAGCAAGGCAGTAGGACAGGAATAGTAATAATCAAAGAGGAGGATGAAGGCGAGTTACCAt TAGAGAATTTGAACGAACAAGTAATAATCAAAGAGGAGGATGAAGCAGATGAAGGCGAATTACCAC TAGTCAATTTGAACGAAATTGACGAAGGCAAAAGGACAAGACCAGTAATGATCAAAGAGGAGAATGAAGCAGATGAAAGCGAATTTCATT TGGTGAATTCAAACGAATTAGTAATGATTAAAGAGGAAGATGACGCTGATGAAGACGAGTTACCAt TGAATTTGAACGAAATTGCCCCTGACGAGTCAAATGAAGACACCATTATTCAAG AACCCACCATCAGTGAGGTAGCAAGTATTAAAATATCTCCAAAGATTAAAGAAAGAGGACGTCCTAGAGGTAGCGAATTAACAACTGCTGGTCTGCCAAAACGGCAAAAGCTACATGTGCCCTTTCCCAAACTTACATTGGAAcctaaacagaaaaaaatattgggtTGGTTTGTTTCTGACGAAGTTGTGGCCTTGGCTATTAACGAAAGACTGATCATTGAAGAGAAGTATGTGGAAACAAGACCGGAAAATATTCCTCACGCGGTTTTACATGAAAATGTAGATATGAATATAGTTCG taactttttttCTGATACTGCGTGGAGTGTTGTAGAAAATGTAATCGCCCTGAAAAGACAGAACAAATTGCTGTGTAATTAG
- the hrg gene encoding poly(A) polymerase type 3 isoform X2, producing MVLKTIKKMLHKKMTLKYLPWTQELEEALKPFGVFESEQELNHRMVILGKLYSLVKQWIKDVSISKNMPESVAENVGGKIYTFGSYRLGVHNRGADIDALCVAPRHISRNDFFGSFYELLKKQPEVTDLRAVEEAFVPVIKMNFDGIEIDMLFARLLLKEIPDSMDLRDDLLLKNLDQKCVRSLNGCRVTDEILRLVPNVDNFRLALRAIKLWAKRHGIYSNALGYLGGVSWAMLVARTCQLYPNAAPATLVHKFFLVFSQWKWPQPVLLKQPSNVNLGFAVWDPRVNIQDRYHLMPIITPAYPQQNSTFNVSGSTRQIIMEEFKLGLQLTDDIMLSKQTWDKLFEPPLFFMKYKHFIVLLVSAESPEDHLEWCGLVESKFRLLIGTLERNQHITLAHINPESFSLLESQRESNTHCSMWFIGLEFAKSENLNVNLTFDIQQFTETVQNHALNISMLKEGMKLEARHVKRKQLYQYLSPSLLKRERKTSITVKSQSNGTDSKKRLSDPGNSDSDNPNKKIRLSEEMHSTYDDSSNNSTSLNCNEDSNSNISLTEEAHSVSQSAPSHTSSTPSTQEAVCT from the exons ATGGTACtcaaaacaataaagaaaatgttacacaaaaaaatgacactAAAATACCTACCCTGG ACCCAGGAATTAGAAGAAGCGCTAAAACCATTCGGTGTTTTCGAAAGCGAACAAGAGCTGAACCATCGAATGGTTATTTTAGGTAAATTGTACTCTTTAGTTAAGCAGTGGATCAAAGATGTATCAATCTCGAAAAACATGCCAGAATCTGTGGCTGAAAATGTGGGCGGGAAAATATACACCTTTGGCAGTTATAGATTAGGg GTTCATAACAGGGGAGCTGACATTGACGCACTTTGTGTAGCACCAAGACATATTTCTagaaacgatttttttggttcgtTTTACGaattgcttaaaaaacaaCCAGAAGTCACTGATTTAAGG GCCGTTGAAGAAGCCTTTGTTCCagtaattaaaatgaattttgaTGGCATAGAGATAGATATGTTGTTCGCTAGATTACTGCTTAAAGAAATCCCGGACTCGATGGACCTCCGGGACGATCTTCTGTTGAAGAACTTGGACCAGAAATGTGTTCGAAGCTTGAACGGTTGCAGAGTAACCGACGAAATTCTGCGTCTCGTCCCCAATGTAGATAATTTTAGATTAGCGCTTAGGGCGATTAAATTATGGGCCAAAA GACATGGGATTTATAGTAACGCTTTGGGATATCTTGGTGGCGTTTCGTGGGCGATGCTCGTGGCGCGAACTTGTCAATTGTATCCAAATGCAGCTCCTGCGACTCtagttcataaattttttcttgtctTTTCTCAGTGGAAATGGCCTCAGCCAGTATTACTCAAGCAGCCTTCAAATGTCAATCTTGGGTTTGCCGTGTGGGATCCACGG GTAAATATTCAAGACAGATATCATTTGATGCCAATCATAACCCCAGCCTACCCACAACAAAACTCGACATTCAATGTATCAGGATCGACGCGACAGATAATAATGGAGGAATTTAAATTGGGTCTACAACTTACGGACGATATAATGTTGAGCAAACAAACGTGGGATAAACTTTTCGAACCaccgttattttttatgaagtataagcattttattgttttattagttAGTGCTGAATCGCCTGAAGATCATTTGGAATGGTGTGGTTTAGTGGAGAGTAAATTCCGATTGCTTATAG gaaCATTGGAGAGGAATCAGCACATTACACTGGCACACATAAACCCGGAAAGTTTCAGTCTCTTGGAATCGCAACGCGAATCAAATACGCATTGCTCCATGTGGTTCATAGGTTTAGAATTTGCGAAATCAGAAAATCTAAACGTAAACCTTACATTCGACATTCAACAATTCACCGAAACTGTCCAAAATCACGCTTTAAACATCAGTATGCTCAAAGAGGGCATGAAACTTGAAGCGCGTCATGTCAAAAGAAAACAACTCTACCAGTATCTATCGCCCAGTTTATTGAAACGCGAACGCAAAACGAGCATCACCGTCAAATCGCAGTCCAATGGAACGGACAGCAAAAAGCGCCTCTCAGACCCCGGAAACAGCGACAGCGATAATCCCAATAAGAAAATTCGATTATCTGAGGAAATGCATTCGACG TACGACGACAGTTCGAATAATTCAACAAGCTTGAATTGCAACGAGGACTCAAACAGCAACATTAGCCTAACGGAGGAAGCTCATAGCGTGTCACAAAGCGCCCCCTCACACACATCCAGTACGCCATCAACACAGGAAGCTGTCTGTACCTGA
- the LOC655042 gene encoding glucose dehydrogenase [FAD, quinone], with protein MNLKILRVVLPVMFVYAQGYLSEQKIDYFVRLISKANENAMTYQLPKNAYEYYTKDRQQKFGTFDFVVIGAGAGGTVVANRLSEVANWNILVLEAGGYGNDFSDIPNMYFPIQFSHFNWGYNSTPQTTACLGLENHVCLYPRGKGIGGSTLINGLVYSRGHKTDFDKWGEVVGSKRWSYNKVLKYFKKSEDFVYRDYEVPYEPQYHGTGGYLRVENYIYRSPQLNAFLAANQELGLGVVDYNANKLGASASQLNTHNGRRFDGGKAFIHPVLNRPNLKVLTGSYVTRIVINKETKSATGVEFTHDGKYYYVEAKKEVILCAGAFGSPQILMLSGVGPKKHLQDVGIEVIKDLEVGSTLRDNPTFFGLNFGTNYTEPVRPLKDYVLQYLEGVGPLTIPGSNQGVGFYESSYTKGTGIPEIELMFIPANATSNLSQRSFGLTDETYEDVWKYANIPQTFLFYVVDLHSQSVGTVRLKSKNPFEYPLIDSRFLSDPEDRDINTLYEGVQLALKLTQTRPFKAINATLQGGPLRACKHFPYLSKPYWYCALRQLTINLYHPLGTCPMGKDPKKGAVVDAKLRVFGIKNLRVADASVFPFALAGHPNAPTVMVGEQLGDLVKCDHKNDIIAFGFY; from the exons atgaatctgaaaattttgCGCGTGGTTTTGCCAGTAATGTTTGTGTACGCCCAAGGATATCTAAGTGAGCAAAAGATCGACTACTTTGTGCGATTAATCTCAAAAGCGAATGAAAACGCAATGACATACCAATTACCCAAAAATGCGTACGAATACTATACGAAAGATAGACAGCAAA AGTTCGGAACTTTCGATTTTGTGGTAATTGGGGCCGGAGCTGGAGGAACAGTTGTGGCGAATCGCTTGAGTGAAGTGGCTAATTGGAATATCCTTGTGCTTGAAGCTGGAGGATATGGAAACGATTTTTCCGACATTCCCAACATGTATTTTCCGATACAATTCAGTCATTTTAACTGGGGCTATAACAGTACTCCGCAGACAACGGCGTGCTTAG GTTTGGAAAACCACGTATGCCTCTATCCCCGAGGCAAAGGCATCGGTGGCTCAACCCTAATCAACGGCTTAGTATACTCCAGAGGTCACAAAACCGACTTCGACAAATGGGGCGAAGTAGTCGGAAGCAAACGCTGGTCGTATAATAAAGTACTcaagtactttaaaaaatcagaagattttgtttatagaGATTACGAAGTACCTTACGAACCCCAATACCACGGAACTGGTGGTTACTTACGCGTCGAAAACTACATCTACAGAAGCCCCCAACTGAACGCCTTCCTCGCCGCAAACCAAGAGCTCGGCCTGGGAGTTGTTGACTACAACGCCAATAAATTAGGCGCTTCGGCTTCGCAACTCAACACACACAACGGACGGCGTTTCGACGGCGGAAAAGCCTTCATACACCCTGTCTTAAATCGCCCAAACCTCAAAGTCCTAACCGGAAGTTACGTCACCAGAATTGTGATTAACAAAGAGACCAAAAGTGCAACCGGAGTCGAGTTTACACACGACGGGAAATATTATTACGTTGAAGCGAAAAAAGAGGTGATTTTGTGTGCCGGAGCGTTTGGATCGCCACAAATCCTCATGTTATCGGGCGTTGGGCCGAAGAAACACCTCCAAGACGTGGGAATTGAAGTGATAAAGGACTTAGAAGTTGGAAGCACACTTCGTGACAACCCCACATTTTTCGGCCTAAATTTTGGGACAAACTACACCGAACCTGTCAGGCCTTTGAAGGACTATGTCCTACAATACCTGGAAGGTGTTGGTCCTTTAACAATCCCTGGAAGCAACCAAGGAGTGGGTTTTTACGAATCAAGCTACACCAAAGGCACTGGAATTCCCGAAATAGAACTCATGTTCATTCCTGCTAACGCTACCAGCAACCTATCACAGAGAAGCTTCGGCTTAACTGACGAGACGTACGAAGACGTCTGGAAGTATGCAAACATCCCCCAAACTTTCCTTTTTTACGTGGTCGATTTACACTCACAATCTGTTGGAACAGTTCGGCTCAAGAGCAAAAATCCCTTCGAGTACCCTTTGATCGACTCGCGATTTTTATCAGATCCTGAAGACCGTGACATTAACACTTTGTACGAGGGCGTGCAACTGGCCCTTAAACTAACACAAACGCGGCCCTTCAAGGCCATTAACGCAACCCTGCAAGGAGGGCCGTTAAGGGCCTGCAAGCACTTTCCCTACTTGTCCAAGCCCTACTGGTACTGCGCTTTGCGCCAACTGACCATAAACCTGTACCATCCTCTGGGCACATGTCCCATGGGCAAAGACCCGAAAAAGGGGGCTGTGGTTGACGCAAAATTGCGcgtttttggaataaaaaatttacgagTGGCTGATGCAAGTGTGTTTCCCTTTGCGCTGGCAGGGCATCCGAATGCGCCCACTGTGATGGTTGGGGAGCAGTTGGGTGATTTGGTTAAGTGTGATCATAAAAATGACATAATAGCGTTTGGTTTTTATTAG
- the hrg gene encoding poly(A) polymerase type 3 isoform X1 — MWSSQPVNNGTQNNKENVTQKNDTKIPTLGMTSAISTAPPKPSDLLKTQELEEALKPFGVFESEQELNHRMVILGKLYSLVKQWIKDVSISKNMPESVAENVGGKIYTFGSYRLGVHNRGADIDALCVAPRHISRNDFFGSFYELLKKQPEVTDLRAVEEAFVPVIKMNFDGIEIDMLFARLLLKEIPDSMDLRDDLLLKNLDQKCVRSLNGCRVTDEILRLVPNVDNFRLALRAIKLWAKRHGIYSNALGYLGGVSWAMLVARTCQLYPNAAPATLVHKFFLVFSQWKWPQPVLLKQPSNVNLGFAVWDPRVNIQDRYHLMPIITPAYPQQNSTFNVSGSTRQIIMEEFKLGLQLTDDIMLSKQTWDKLFEPPLFFMKYKHFIVLLVSAESPEDHLEWCGLVESKFRLLIGTLERNQHITLAHINPESFSLLESQRESNTHCSMWFIGLEFAKSENLNVNLTFDIQQFTETVQNHALNISMLKEGMKLEARHVKRKQLYQYLSPSLLKRERKTSITVKSQSNGTDSKKRLSDPGNSDSDNPNKKIRLSEEMHSTYDDSSNNSTSLNCNEDSNSNISLTEEAHSVSQSAPSHTSSTPSTQEAVCT; from the exons ATGTGGTCATCTCAACCTGTTAATAATGGTACtcaaaacaataaagaaaatgttacacaaaaaaatgacactAAAATACCTACCCTGGGTATGACCTCAGCTATATCCACAGCTCCCCCTAAACCATCTGATCTTTTAAAGACCCAGGAATTAGAAGAAGCGCTAAAACCATTCGGTGTTTTCGAAAGCGAACAAGAGCTGAACCATCGAATGGTTATTTTAGGTAAATTGTACTCTTTAGTTAAGCAGTGGATCAAAGATGTATCAATCTCGAAAAACATGCCAGAATCTGTGGCTGAAAATGTGGGCGGGAAAATATACACCTTTGGCAGTTATAGATTAGGg GTTCATAACAGGGGAGCTGACATTGACGCACTTTGTGTAGCACCAAGACATATTTCTagaaacgatttttttggttcgtTTTACGaattgcttaaaaaacaaCCAGAAGTCACTGATTTAAGG GCCGTTGAAGAAGCCTTTGTTCCagtaattaaaatgaattttgaTGGCATAGAGATAGATATGTTGTTCGCTAGATTACTGCTTAAAGAAATCCCGGACTCGATGGACCTCCGGGACGATCTTCTGTTGAAGAACTTGGACCAGAAATGTGTTCGAAGCTTGAACGGTTGCAGAGTAACCGACGAAATTCTGCGTCTCGTCCCCAATGTAGATAATTTTAGATTAGCGCTTAGGGCGATTAAATTATGGGCCAAAA GACATGGGATTTATAGTAACGCTTTGGGATATCTTGGTGGCGTTTCGTGGGCGATGCTCGTGGCGCGAACTTGTCAATTGTATCCAAATGCAGCTCCTGCGACTCtagttcataaattttttcttgtctTTTCTCAGTGGAAATGGCCTCAGCCAGTATTACTCAAGCAGCCTTCAAATGTCAATCTTGGGTTTGCCGTGTGGGATCCACGG GTAAATATTCAAGACAGATATCATTTGATGCCAATCATAACCCCAGCCTACCCACAACAAAACTCGACATTCAATGTATCAGGATCGACGCGACAGATAATAATGGAGGAATTTAAATTGGGTCTACAACTTACGGACGATATAATGTTGAGCAAACAAACGTGGGATAAACTTTTCGAACCaccgttattttttatgaagtataagcattttattgttttattagttAGTGCTGAATCGCCTGAAGATCATTTGGAATGGTGTGGTTTAGTGGAGAGTAAATTCCGATTGCTTATAG gaaCATTGGAGAGGAATCAGCACATTACACTGGCACACATAAACCCGGAAAGTTTCAGTCTCTTGGAATCGCAACGCGAATCAAATACGCATTGCTCCATGTGGTTCATAGGTTTAGAATTTGCGAAATCAGAAAATCTAAACGTAAACCTTACATTCGACATTCAACAATTCACCGAAACTGTCCAAAATCACGCTTTAAACATCAGTATGCTCAAAGAGGGCATGAAACTTGAAGCGCGTCATGTCAAAAGAAAACAACTCTACCAGTATCTATCGCCCAGTTTATTGAAACGCGAACGCAAAACGAGCATCACCGTCAAATCGCAGTCCAATGGAACGGACAGCAAAAAGCGCCTCTCAGACCCCGGAAACAGCGACAGCGATAATCCCAATAAGAAAATTCGATTATCTGAGGAAATGCATTCGACG TACGACGACAGTTCGAATAATTCAACAAGCTTGAATTGCAACGAGGACTCAAACAGCAACATTAGCCTAACGGAGGAAGCTCATAGCGTGTCACAAAGCGCCCCCTCACACACATCCAGTACGCCATCAACACAGGAAGCTGTCTGTACCTGA